The sequence TCTGAAGGTGGTCCGGCCCGCCCAGGCGGCTGCCGCTGCCGAGTCCTTCACCGTCAAGTAGCTCCTTCACCTCTTTGGCAACGGCCGGCGGGCGGCACGCGCGATGCGCGCCGCCCGCCGGTTCTCCGTGTGCCGGGTCAGCTGGTGTAGGCCTCCAGTTCCGAGAGCTGCGCGGCCGGCCAGCCGGTGTTGGCGGTGAACGTCAGCCGCAGATAGCGGGCCGACGTGCCGGGCAGGGTGACGGTCGCCTGATTACCGCTCGACGGGTCGAAGGTGTAGCCCGCCGACGCCTTGAGCGAGCTGTACGTGGTGTTGTCGGTGCTGCCCGACACGCTCAGCGTCTGCGTGCGGGTGGCCCAGGCGGCCGCCGGGGGCAGCTTCAGGACCAGCCGCTTGACCGTCTTGGCGGCGCCGAGGTCCACCGTGATGGTCTGCGGGAAGGCGTTGTTGGCGCTCTCCCAGTAGGTGTCCGCGTTGCCGTCGACCGCGTTGGACGCGCCGTACACGTCCGCGTGGCCGGACTCGGTGACCTGACGGCCCTGGGCGAGGTTGCCCGTCTCGGCCGGCGGGTCGGTGGGGTCAGTCGGATCGGTGGGGTCGGTCGGGTCGGTCGGGTCCGTGGGGTCCGTCGGGCCGGTGCCGCCGCCCGGCACTCCGCCGTTGGTCCACACCGGGTCCGGCCAGGTGCCGGTGCAGGCCGGCGGGTCGGCGTACCAGCCGGAGTTCCCCGAGCCCCGGGTGATCTGGAAACCGCTGCCGACACAGTTGTGGATCGGGTTGGACTGCGCGATGTGCGTGGCCACGACATTGTTGAACGTGGCGGTGCCCGGCGCCTGGATCTGGAGCGCGTAGGTGCCCGCGCCGTCGATCCTGATGTTGTCGAAGTGCAGGCCGTTGGCGGAGCCCTCGATGAGGTGGATCGCGGCGTAGGAACTGTCGAGTATCTCGGTGTCGGAGATGTTGACCGTGGCGTTGATCGGTTCGTTCAGCCCGCTGAACCAGATCGCGCCGACCCCGAAGTTCCAGTTGTAGTCGCTGTTCCCGGTCCGGATCAGGGTGTTGCGGGCCGCCGTGGTGGTGCCGGAGACGGCCGTGCCCTGGCCGGAGTTCACACCGGGGTAGCGGTTGGCGATGTGCAGGCCGCCGCCGTTGGAGATGGTGTCCGACATGACGTTGTCGGAGATGGTGATGTCCTTGCCGCCGTACGTGACGATGTTGTTGGCGAGGATCGGCAGGATCACGGTGTTGAACGTGAACTTGTTCTTCACGTTCGGGATGTTCTCCGCCCACATCGCCAGGCCGTCGTCACCGGTGTTGCGGACGAAGGTGTTGGTGACCGTGGAGTTGGTGACGCCGTAGTGGAAGTTCACGCCGTCGGCGGTCTGGTCCAGGATGCGGCTGTTCTTGATGGTGAAGTTGTCCATCGGGCCGTCCATCCAGGCGCCGCACTTGGTGTGCTGCATCCAGACGTTGTCGACGGTCGAGTCCGACAGGGCCCCGCCGATGGCGTTGACCTGGTCGTTGTCCTCCCGCTCCTGGATGTCGCCGATGATGGCGAAGTCCTTGAGCGTGACGTTGCTGCTGCCACCGTCCGCGGCGTACCTGCCGTAGACGCCGACGGCCTTGCTCCGGTTCGACGGGTCGCGCCCGGTCAGCACGGAGTACCAGGGACCGGCGCCGCGCAGGGTCACCTTGTCCACGATGATGTGGTCGCGGACCTGGAAGGTGCCCTGGGGGATGTACACCTCCTTGCCCTGCGCCTTGCCCGCGTCGACGGCCGCCTGGATCTTGGCGGTCGAGTCGGCGGCCCCGGTCGGGTCGGCCCCGAAGTCGGCGACGACGTCGAGGGCGCCCGAGGGCTTCGCGGTGGGCGCCGCCACCTGCTCGAAGTCCGCCAGGTCGATCGTGAAGGACGGTGAGGCCGAGGTGGACGAGACCTGGAGCCGGACCTTCGTGCCGGCCGCGAGGGTGGACCCGAACATGGTCCGGGCCTCGTCGTAGAAGTGGTGCGGGTTGGTGTCGCCCGGGTTGTTGTTGAACGGGTAGCCGCCGTAGTACCAGCCGTACTTCGAGGTGACCGGCACCGCCTTGGGCGAGCCGCCGTTCACCAGTACGTCGATCGAGGCGTCCCGGCCCGTGCCGGCGGCGTTGTCCGGCAGCGAGTACCGGAAGGACATTGCGTTGGCCGGTGCGGTGAGCGTGAACTCCACGTACTCACCGACCGCGTCCAGCGTCACCGCCTGCCGGCCCGAGGCCTCGGAGGGCAGCGTGCCGTAGAGGCGGTTCGGGCCGATCAGCGTGCCGTTGGTGGCCGCGTACTCGGCCTCCTGTTCCGTGAACGGGACGGTCGCGCCGCGGCCGGTAACCGCGAGCGGCGAAGGGGCGGGCACACCGGCCGCCTGGGCGGCGGGCGCGCTGGACAGAACCACGGCGGCGGCGGTGCCGAACGCGGCGAGTGCCAGGGAGAGCGAGGCGGATACGGACCGTCTGAGCAGGGGGCGTCTGGGTGGTGAAGTCACGTCGAAGTCGTCCTTGCGGCTCGTGGGGCTCTGCGGACGTCCCACAGGCTAGGAGCACCGTCGCAAGGAAGTCCACGGCGCTGCGCAAGAATTCGTTCTGAGAGCTAAAATTAATGACGTAAACCTGGGAAGAATGCGGACTGTGCGGGGGTTACGGGTGAATCCCCGGCTCTCCCGGTCCGAGGCGCGCAAGCCGCTTACGGCTCGGCGGGGCTCCTGGACCCCGCATGCGCGAGGGCCCGGACGCCTGTCGGCATCCGGGCCCTCGTGATGTACGGCGGGGCTACGGCAGCTGCGCCGCCCGTGCCTCGCGCCGGTTGCCGCGGAAGGTGTTCACGCGGCGGGCGGTCGCGAAGAGCGGGATGACCGCGCCCAGGACCACCTGGAGCGCACAGCCGGTCTGCAGGAGCAGCTGGCCGCCGGGGGCGTCGAACGCCCACGCCGCCAGGAGCCCCATCGCGGCCACGATCCAGCCGAGCATCGCCACCGCGAGGACGCCCCGCGGCTTCGGGTACTCGACCCGGCTGACCATCAGCCACGCCACACCGATGATCGCGAGCAGCGTGGGCACGAAGGGCAGCTCCAGGAGCACGATCGAGATGACCGTGAGCGCTCCGAAGGGGCTGGGCATGCCCTGGAACATGCCGTCCTTCATGGTCACGCAGGAGAACCGCGCAAGCCTGAGCACCACCGCCAGCAGCACCACGATCGCCGCGAGTGCCGAGACCCGCTGGTGTGCGTCGTCCGCGACCATGCCGTACACGAGGACGAAGTACGCCGGGGCGAGCCCGAAGCTGATGAGGTCCGAGAGGTTGTCCAGCTCGGCGCCCATCGGCGAGGAACGCAGCTTGCGGGCCACGAGCCCGTCGAACAGGTCGAAGACCGCTGCCATGAGCATGAGGATCACGGCGGTGGCCGCGGAGTGCCGCGCCATGCCGCTCTCGTCGCTGCCCGTGAGGTGCGGGATCAGGATGCCCGTGGTCGTGAAGTACACGGCCATGAAGCCGCACGTGGCGTTACCGAGGGTGAGGGTGTCCGCTATCGACAGCCGCATCGAGAGCGGCATGTCCTCGGCGTCGTCCTCCGCCTCGGCCTCCGGCACCCAGCCGGCCTGTGTATCGGGATCAATCACGGTCAATGCGAGTCACCCCTGCGGTTGTGGCCTGGCCGACCTCGACCGCGACGTCCACACCTTCCGGAAGGTAGATGTCGACGCGCGAGCCGAAACGGATCAGCCCGATGCGCTCGCCCTGCTCCACCTTCGTGCCCTGCGGGATGTAGGGGACGATGCGCCGGGCTACAGCACCCGCGATCTGCACCATCTCGATGTCACCCAGTTCGGTGTCGAAGTGCCAGACAACGCGCTCGTTGTTCTCGCTCTCCTTGTTGAACGCGGGGACGAAGCCACCGGGCACGTGCTCGACCGACGTCACCGTGCCGGCCAGCGGCGCGCGGTTGACGTGGACGTTCAGCGGGCTCATGAAGATCGCGACGCGGGTACGTCCGTCCTTCCACGGCATGATGCTCTGCACCACGCCGTCGGCCGGTGAGATGACGCGCCCCCCGGTGATCTCTCGCTCCGGGTCGCGGAAGAACCAGAGCATGCCCGCCGCGAGCGCGGTGGTGGGCACGGCCACGGCCGCCCAGCGCCCGGACCGGCGGGCGCGGGTCAGGCTGAGGGCGGCGGTGGCGACGGTCGGCAGGAGCCACGGCGAAGCTCCGCGTGCGATGCGGACCCGGCCGCGTGAGGCAGAGGTATGGCTG comes from Streptomyces sp. Mut1 and encodes:
- the pssA gene encoding CDP-diacylglycerol--serine O-phosphatidyltransferase; this translates as MTVIDPDTQAGWVPEAEAEDDAEDMPLSMRLSIADTLTLGNATCGFMAVYFTTTGILIPHLTGSDESGMARHSAATAVILMLMAAVFDLFDGLVARKLRSSPMGAELDNLSDLISFGLAPAYFVLVYGMVADDAHQRVSALAAIVVLLAVVLRLARFSCVTMKDGMFQGMPSPFGALTVISIVLLELPFVPTLLAIIGVAWLMVSRVEYPKPRGVLAVAMLGWIVAAMGLLAAWAFDAPGGQLLLQTGCALQVVLGAVIPLFATARRVNTFRGNRREARAAQLP
- a CDS encoding discoidin domain-containing protein; its protein translation is MTSPPRRPLLRRSVSASLSLALAAFGTAAAVVLSSAPAAQAAGVPAPSPLAVTGRGATVPFTEQEAEYAATNGTLIGPNRLYGTLPSEASGRQAVTLDAVGEYVEFTLTAPANAMSFRYSLPDNAAGTGRDASIDVLVNGGSPKAVPVTSKYGWYYGGYPFNNNPGDTNPHHFYDEARTMFGSTLAAGTKVRLQVSSTSASPSFTIDLADFEQVAAPTAKPSGALDVVADFGADPTGAADSTAKIQAAVDAGKAQGKEVYIPQGTFQVRDHIIVDKVTLRGAGPWYSVLTGRDPSNRSKAVGVYGRYAADGGSSNVTLKDFAIIGDIQEREDNDQVNAIGGALSDSTVDNVWMQHTKCGAWMDGPMDNFTIKNSRILDQTADGVNFHYGVTNSTVTNTFVRNTGDDGLAMWAENIPNVKNKFTFNTVILPILANNIVTYGGKDITISDNVMSDTISNGGGLHIANRYPGVNSGQGTAVSGTTTAARNTLIRTGNSDYNWNFGVGAIWFSGLNEPINATVNISDTEILDSSYAAIHLIEGSANGLHFDNIRIDGAGTYALQIQAPGTATFNNVVATHIAQSNPIHNCVGSGFQITRGSGNSGWYADPPACTGTWPDPVWTNGGVPGGGTGPTDPTDPTDPTDPTDPTDPTDPPAETGNLAQGRQVTESGHADVYGASNAVDGNADTYWESANNAFPQTITVDLGAAKTVKRLVLKLPPAAAWATRTQTLSVSGSTDNTTYSSLKASAGYTFDPSSGNQATVTLPGTSARYLRLTFTANTGWPAAQLSELEAYTS
- a CDS encoding phosphatidylserine decarboxylase, encoding MPDSHTSASRGRVRIARGASPWLLPTVATAALSLTRARRSGRWAAVAVPTTALAAGMLWFFRDPEREITGGRVISPADGVVQSIMPWKDGRTRVAIFMSPLNVHVNRAPLAGTVTSVEHVPGGFVPAFNKESENNERVVWHFDTELGDIEMVQIAGAVARRIVPYIPQGTKVEQGERIGLIRFGSRVDIYLPEGVDVAVEVGQATTAGVTRIDRD